One Shewanella sp. MR-4 DNA window includes the following coding sequences:
- the yqfB gene encoding N(4)-acetylcytidine aminohydrolase: MLTKITFFERFEQDILSGAKTITLRDEAESHVFAGQILPVSTFEDDRWFCDIEVIEVVPVLFSELTEQHAAQENMTLPELRRVIQEIYPGLEQLFQIRFCLVQ; encoded by the coding sequence TTGTTAACCAAAATCACTTTCTTTGAGCGTTTCGAGCAGGATATTTTATCGGGAGCTAAGACCATTACCTTAAGGGATGAAGCCGAGTCCCATGTGTTTGCGGGACAAATTTTGCCAGTATCGACCTTTGAAGACGACCGTTGGTTTTGTGATATCGAGGTCATTGAGGTTGTGCCTGTGTTGTTTTCTGAGCTAACAGAGCAACATGCTGCCCAGGAGAATATGACGCTGCCCGAGCTGCGCCGAGTGATCCAAGAGATTTATCCCGGCCTTGAGCAGTTATTTCAAATTCGCTTTTGTTTAGTGCAATAA
- a CDS encoding efflux RND transporter permease subunit, which yields MNLTRLAIKRPVTTSMFFFAILLFGLASSRLLPLEMFPGIDIPQIVVQVPYKGSTPAEVERDITKVLEESLATMGGIDELESESSQEGAEIEINMKWGENVATKSLEAREKIDAVRHLLPKDVERVFIRQFSTADMPVLTIRISSDRELSGAFDLLDKQLKRPLERVEGVSKVNLYGVEQKQIEVRINANRLAASGYSATELQTRLGRENFVLSAGTLRESNLVYQVSPKGEFRNLEDIKALVLLPGLTLGDVANVQFALPERVEGRHLDKHYAVGLDVFKESGANLVEVSDRVLKVIELAKQDQQFQGIRLFIMEDQASGVKSSLSDLLLSGLIGALLSFIVLYLFLRNFKMTLIVVSSVPISIGMTLAAMYLLGYSLNILSMMGLLLAVGMLIDNAVVVTESVLQEKQGKDTKSAEDNENAVMTGVDKVSLAVLAGTMTTAIVFLPNIFGVKVELTIFLEHVAIAICISLAASLLVAKTLIPLMLTKFHFDIAPEKAPGKLQNFYNRSLNWVLLRPWRSGLISVAILVSTALPLSMVKQDQEDSQSKERIYINYQVEGRHNLNVTEAMVSQMEEYLYNNKEEFHIDSVYSYYAPDDASSVILLKKDLPMPLDELKKKIRSGFPKFSIAKPQFGWGNDNSGVRVTLTGRSTSELIHLSEQVLPLLSNIKGLVDVRSEVNGAQQEVVIRINRQMAARLDLKLNEVASSISMALRGSPLRSFRHDPNGELRIEMAYEKEWQKSLEKLKQLPIVRIDQRLYTLDNLASIEILPRFDTIKHYNRQTSLSIGANLDKLTTEEAQTKIKQVMENVRFPNGYNYSLRGGFERQDEDESVMAINMLLAIAMIYIVMAALFESLLLPTAIITSILFSITGVFWALLLTGTPMSVMAMIGILILMGIVVNNGIVLVDQINQVTPELDKLSDTIREVCITRLRPVLMTVGTTVLGLVPLAMGETQIGGGGPPYSPMAIAIIGGLSFSTVTSLYLVPLCYQLLYRMRYRAAVRLGESNRIAQKLLPWTV from the coding sequence ATGAACCTCACCCGTTTAGCGATAAAACGCCCAGTCACCACCAGCATGTTTTTCTTTGCTATCTTGCTGTTTGGTCTGGCTTCTAGCCGCCTACTGCCGCTCGAAATGTTCCCTGGTATCGATATTCCGCAAATCGTGGTGCAAGTGCCTTACAAAGGCTCAACCCCTGCGGAAGTCGAGCGCGATATCACTAAGGTGCTCGAAGAGTCCCTCGCCACTATGGGCGGTATCGATGAGCTCGAATCTGAGTCTTCCCAAGAAGGCGCTGAAATCGAAATCAATATGAAATGGGGCGAAAACGTTGCCACTAAAAGCTTAGAGGCGCGGGAAAAAATCGATGCGGTGCGACACTTATTGCCCAAGGATGTTGAGCGGGTGTTTATCCGCCAATTCTCCACCGCCGATATGCCGGTATTGACCATACGGATTTCGAGCGACCGCGAGCTTTCTGGCGCATTCGACTTACTTGATAAACAGCTCAAGCGCCCGCTGGAGCGGGTCGAAGGGGTGTCTAAGGTCAATCTCTATGGGGTTGAGCAAAAGCAGATTGAGGTCAGGATCAATGCCAACCGCCTCGCCGCCAGTGGTTATTCGGCAACTGAGTTACAGACACGTCTCGGCCGCGAAAACTTTGTACTCAGCGCTGGCACCTTAAGGGAAAGTAATCTGGTTTATCAGGTGTCTCCTAAGGGCGAGTTTCGCAATCTGGAGGACATTAAAGCCCTAGTGCTATTACCAGGGCTGACCTTAGGTGACGTTGCCAATGTGCAATTTGCGCTACCTGAACGGGTCGAAGGTCGTCACTTAGATAAGCATTACGCCGTGGGTCTGGATGTGTTTAAAGAATCCGGCGCCAACTTAGTGGAAGTGTCTGATCGGGTATTAAAGGTGATTGAGCTTGCCAAGCAAGATCAACAATTCCAAGGTATCCGCTTGTTTATCATGGAAGATCAAGCCTCTGGCGTAAAATCTTCCCTCTCGGATCTGCTGCTGTCGGGATTAATCGGCGCCTTGCTGTCTTTTATCGTGCTGTATTTATTCCTGAGAAACTTCAAGATGACCTTGATTGTGGTGTCATCAGTGCCGATTTCGATTGGTATGACACTGGCCGCCATGTACCTGCTAGGTTACAGCTTAAACATTCTGTCGATGATGGGGCTATTATTAGCGGTCGGTATGCTTATCGATAACGCTGTAGTGGTCACCGAGAGTGTGCTGCAAGAGAAGCAAGGCAAAGATACTAAGAGCGCAGAGGACAATGAAAACGCAGTCATGACAGGGGTCGATAAGGTCAGTCTTGCCGTACTTGCGGGCACTATGACCACGGCTATCGTGTTTTTACCCAATATCTTCGGGGTAAAAGTCGAGCTTACCATCTTCCTTGAGCATGTAGCGATTGCGATTTGTATTTCGCTGGCGGCCTCACTGTTAGTGGCTAAAACATTAATTCCATTGATGTTGACTAAGTTTCACTTCGATATCGCGCCGGAGAAAGCACCCGGTAAGTTGCAAAACTTCTACAACCGTAGCCTCAATTGGGTGCTGCTGCGCCCTTGGCGTTCAGGCCTAATTTCGGTGGCCATTTTGGTATCCACCGCCCTACCGCTGTCGATGGTCAAGCAGGATCAGGAGGACAGCCAAAGCAAGGAGCGTATTTACATAAACTACCAAGTAGAAGGTCGCCATAATCTCAATGTGACCGAAGCGATGGTGAGCCAAATGGAAGAGTATCTTTATAATAATAAAGAGGAATTCCATATCGACTCAGTGTATAGCTATTATGCGCCAGACGATGCTTCCTCGGTGATTTTGCTGAAAAAAGACCTACCTATGCCACTGGATGAATTAAAGAAGAAAATCCGCAGCGGTTTTCCTAAATTCTCCATCGCGAAACCTCAATTTGGCTGGGGTAATGATAACTCGGGCGTGCGTGTCACGCTCACAGGCCGCTCCACCTCAGAGCTTATCCATTTGAGTGAGCAAGTATTGCCCCTGCTCTCCAATATCAAAGGCTTAGTGGATGTGCGCTCCGAAGTGAACGGCGCGCAGCAGGAAGTAGTGATCCGCATTAATCGACAGATGGCGGCACGACTGGATTTAAAACTCAACGAAGTGGCCTCTAGCATCTCCATGGCCCTGCGCGGCTCACCGCTGCGCTCATTTAGGCACGATCCCAATGGGGAGCTGCGTATCGAAATGGCCTATGAGAAGGAATGGCAAAAATCCCTCGAGAAGCTCAAGCAACTGCCTATCGTGCGTATCGACCAACGCCTGTATACCCTTGATAACCTTGCCAGTATCGAGATTTTACCTAGGTTCGATACCATCAAGCACTACAATCGCCAAACCTCGCTTTCTATCGGCGCGAACTTAGATAAGCTCACCACAGAGGAAGCCCAAACTAAGATCAAACAGGTGATGGAAAACGTGCGCTTCCCGAATGGTTATAACTATTCGCTGCGCGGTGGGTTTGAGCGTCAGGATGAAGATGAGAGCGTCATGGCTATCAATATGCTGCTTGCTATCGCCATGATTTACATCGTAATGGCGGCGCTGTTTGAATCTTTATTATTACCGACGGCGATTATCACCTCGATTCTGTTCTCAATCACTGGCGTCTTTTGGGCATTGCTGCTCACAGGTACGCCTATGTCAGTCATGGCCATGATAGGGATCTTGATTCTCATGGGAATTGTGGTGAATAACGGCATCGTATTGGTCGACCAAATCAACCAAGTGACGCCTGAACTCGATAAGCTGTCAGATACCATACGTGAAGTCTGTATTACCCGTCTGCGCCCTGTGCTAATGACGGTGGGAACAACCGTGCTGGGCCTTGTGCCACTGGCGATGGGCGAAACCCAAATCGGCGGCGGTGGTCCACCCTACTCACCGATGGCCATCGCCATTATCGGCGGTTTGTCGTTCTCAACGGTGACGAGTCTGTATTTGGTTCCCTTGTGCTACCAACTGCTCTACAGAATGCGTTATCGCGCCGCGGTGCGCCTAGGTGAATCAAACCGCATCGCCCAAAAACTCCTCCCTTGGACGGTATAG
- a CDS encoding efflux RND transporter permease subunit: MSIISTSVKRPVTVWMFMLAIMLFGMVGFSRLAVKLLPDLSYPTLTIRTMYDGAAPVEVEQLVSKPIEEAVGVVKGLRKISSISRSGMSDVVLEFEWGTTMDMASLDVREKLDTIALPLDVKKPLLLRFNPNLDPIMRLALSVPNASEAELKQMRTYAEEELKRRLEALSGVAAVRLSGGLEQEVHIQLNQEKLSQLNLNADDIKRRINEENINLSAGKVIQGDREYLVRTLNQFNSLEELGQVIVYRDAQTLVRLFEVATITDAFKERSDITRIGSQESIELAIYKEGDANTVAVAKKLRDELVKINQDPKQNKLEVIYDQSEFIESAVSEVTSSALMGSILSMLVIYLFLRNIIPTLIISISIPFSVIATFNMMYFADISLNIMSLGGIALAIGLLVDNAIVVLENIDRCRSEGMSKLDAAVTGTKEVAGAIFASTMTTLAVFVPLVFVDGIAGALFSDQALTVTFALLASLLVALTSIPMLASREGFTALPELIKKTPKEKPTTKLGKLKHYSATVFSFPIVLIFSYLPSVLLTLALVIGRFFSWLLGLVMRPLSSGFNFVYHAIESVYHKLLAMALRKQVATLLLTIGITGACISLLPRLGMELIPPMNQGEFYVEILLPPGTAVGETDKVLQQLAMSIKDRPEVKHAYSQAGSGGLMTSDTARGGENWGRLQVVLSDHTAYHQVTQVLRDTARRIPELEAKIEQPELFSFKTPLEIELSGYDLHLLKRSADNLVKALSASDRFADVNTSLRDGQPELSIRFDHARLAALGMDAPTVANRIAQRVGGTVASQYTVRDRKIDILVRSELDERDQISDIDALIINPNSQQPIALSAVAEVSLQLGPSAINRISQQRVALVSANLAYGDLSDAVAEAQQILSAQVLPASVQARFGGQNEEMEHSFQSLKIALILAVFLVYLVMASQFESLLHPLLILFAVPMALAGSVLGLYITQTHLSVVVFIGLIMLAGIVVNNAIVLVDRINQLRTEGVDKLEAIKVAAKSRLRPIMMTTLTTTLGLLPMALGLGDGSEVRAPMAITVIFGLSLSTLLTLIVIPVLYALFDRKKFEHTATAQDNTAETAEARL, from the coding sequence ATGTCAATCATCAGCACCTCAGTTAAACGGCCAGTCACGGTATGGATGTTCATGCTGGCCATTATGTTATTCGGTATGGTGGGGTTTTCGCGCTTAGCAGTAAAACTCCTGCCCGATTTAAGCTACCCCACCTTGACCATTAGAACCATGTACGACGGTGCCGCGCCCGTTGAAGTGGAGCAATTGGTTTCAAAACCCATTGAAGAAGCCGTCGGTGTGGTGAAAGGCTTGCGTAAGATAAGCTCTATCTCCCGCTCAGGCATGTCTGATGTGGTACTCGAGTTCGAATGGGGTACCACTATGGATATGGCAAGTCTCGATGTGCGTGAAAAACTCGACACTATCGCCCTGCCACTGGATGTTAAAAAGCCATTATTGCTGCGCTTTAACCCCAACCTAGACCCTATTATGCGCCTCGCGCTATCGGTACCTAATGCGTCTGAGGCTGAACTCAAGCAGATGCGTACCTACGCCGAGGAAGAACTTAAACGCCGTTTAGAAGCTCTTTCAGGTGTAGCAGCGGTGCGTTTATCCGGTGGCTTAGAGCAGGAAGTGCATATTCAGCTCAATCAGGAAAAATTATCCCAGCTCAATTTGAATGCCGACGACATTAAACGCCGCATCAACGAGGAAAACATCAACTTATCTGCGGGTAAAGTGATCCAAGGTGACCGCGAATATCTGGTTCGTACCCTTAACCAATTCAATTCATTGGAAGAACTAGGGCAAGTGATCGTCTATCGCGACGCACAGACCTTAGTACGTCTATTTGAAGTTGCGACCATTACCGATGCCTTTAAAGAGCGTAGCGACATCACCCGTATCGGTAGCCAAGAGTCGATTGAACTGGCTATCTATAAGGAAGGTGATGCTAACACGGTCGCGGTGGCTAAAAAGCTGCGCGATGAGCTAGTCAAAATCAACCAAGATCCTAAGCAAAACAAACTGGAAGTGATTTACGACCAGTCCGAGTTTATTGAGAGTGCCGTTAGCGAAGTCACCTCATCTGCACTGATGGGCAGCATTTTGTCTATGTTGGTGATTTACCTGTTCCTGCGCAATATTATCCCGACGCTGATTATCTCTATCTCCATCCCCTTCTCGGTGATTGCCACCTTTAACATGATGTATTTTGCCGATATCAGCTTAAACATCATGTCATTAGGCGGTATTGCGCTCGCTATCGGTCTATTGGTCGACAACGCCATTGTGGTGCTGGAGAACATCGACCGCTGCCGCAGCGAAGGCATGAGTAAGTTAGATGCGGCTGTCACAGGGACTAAAGAAGTAGCGGGCGCGATTTTCGCCTCGACCATGACTACACTCGCAGTGTTTGTCCCCTTGGTATTTGTCGATGGTATTGCGGGCGCCCTATTCTCTGATCAAGCCCTCACAGTGACCTTTGCCTTGCTCGCATCACTCTTGGTGGCACTAACCTCAATTCCAATGTTGGCCTCCCGCGAAGGCTTTACAGCACTGCCCGAACTCATCAAGAAGACCCCAAAGGAGAAACCCACGACTAAGCTCGGTAAGTTAAAACACTATAGTGCGACGGTATTTTCCTTCCCGATTGTGTTGATCTTTAGCTACTTACCGAGTGTATTGCTGACTTTAGCGTTAGTCATTGGCCGCTTCTTTTCTTGGCTGCTCGGGTTAGTAATGCGCCCGCTCAGCAGTGGTTTTAACTTTGTTTACCACGCTATCGAGTCGGTTTATCACAAACTGCTCGCGATGGCGCTACGTAAACAAGTCGCCACTTTGTTACTGACCATAGGGATCACTGGCGCCTGTATTAGCTTGCTGCCCCGCCTTGGCATGGAGCTCATCCCACCGATGAACCAAGGGGAGTTTTATGTGGAGATCCTGCTGCCTCCTGGCACTGCGGTCGGTGAAACAGACAAAGTACTGCAACAACTCGCGATGTCGATTAAAGACAGACCCGAAGTCAAACATGCTTACAGCCAAGCGGGCAGCGGCGGTCTAATGACCTCTGATACCGCCAGAGGCGGTGAAAACTGGGGGCGTTTACAGGTCGTACTCAGCGATCACACGGCTTACCACCAAGTAACACAAGTGCTGCGTGACACCGCGCGCCGCATTCCTGAGCTGGAAGCTAAAATCGAGCAACCTGAACTCTTTAGCTTTAAAACCCCATTGGAGATTGAGCTTTCGGGTTACGATTTACACTTGCTTAAGCGCAGTGCCGATAATCTGGTTAAGGCGCTTTCCGCCTCCGATCGCTTTGCCGATGTGAATACTAGCCTGCGTGACGGTCAGCCAGAACTCAGTATTCGCTTCGACCATGCCCGCTTAGCCGCCTTAGGCATGGATGCGCCCACAGTCGCCAATCGTATTGCCCAGCGCGTTGGCGGTACAGTTGCCAGCCAATACACAGTCCGCGACCGCAAAATTGATATTTTAGTGCGTAGCGAACTGGATGAGCGGGATCAAATCAGTGATATCGATGCGCTAATCATCAACCCGAACAGCCAGCAACCGATTGCCCTAAGCGCCGTGGCCGAAGTGTCATTGCAATTAGGCCCATCGGCGATTAACCGCATCAGCCAACAACGAGTGGCCTTAGTATCGGCCAACCTTGCCTATGGCGACTTAAGTGATGCGGTGGCCGAAGCGCAGCAAATTCTGTCTGCACAGGTGTTGCCCGCCTCGGTTCAAGCACGCTTTGGTGGACAAAATGAGGAAATGGAGCATTCATTCCAATCACTGAAGATTGCGCTGATCCTGGCGGTTTTCCTGGTGTACTTAGTGATGGCGAGTCAATTCGAATCACTGCTGCATCCGCTGCTAATTTTATTCGCCGTGCCGATGGCGCTGGCAGGTAGCGTGCTTGGTCTTTATATCACCCAAACCCATTTGAGTGTGGTGGTGTTTATCGGCCTTATCATGCTCGCGGGGATTGTGGTCAACAACGCCATCGTACTGGTAGATAGAATTAATCAGCTGCGCACCGAAGGCGTGGACAAGCTTGAGGCCATTAAGGTCGCGGCCAAATCCCGTCTGCGCCCGATTATGATGACCACCTTAACCACCACTTTAGGTTTGCTGCCAATGGCGTTAGGTTTAGGCGATGGCTCAGAAGTCCGCGCACCGATGGCGATTACCGTGATCTTTGGTCTGAGCCTCTCGACCCTGTTGACCCTGATTGTTATCCCTGTGCTCTATGCCCTGTTTGACCGTAAAAAGTTTGAACATACCGCCACAGCGCAAGACAACACGGCCGAAACCGCGGAGGCTCGCCTATGA
- a CDS encoding efflux RND transporter periplasmic adaptor subunit — MEKSKIAKFALPVLLVSMLAACGEEEVAKKEEQYAIPVETTTVLQGNVSSFYSTTATLEAPQEANVVSRIAGLIEAINVEEGDRVQKGQILAVIDAKRQQYDLDRSEAEVKIIEQELNRLKKMSNKEFISADSMAKLEYNLQAAIAKRDLAELQVKESHVVSPINGIIAKRYVKAGNMAKEFGDLFYIVNQDELHGIVHLPEQQLTSLRLGQEAQVFSNQQSKNAIHAKVLRISPVVDPQSGTFKVTLAVPNQNAHLKAGMFTRVELKYDTHENVITVPYSALINQDNKQALYVIDGTSADHRANRREVEIGYREGDAVEVVSGLKPGEQVVTRGQQNLKDQSLVEVITPLDLASAKN; from the coding sequence ATGGAAAAGTCAAAAATTGCTAAGTTCGCCCTACCCGTGCTGTTAGTGTCAATGTTAGCGGCATGCGGCGAAGAGGAAGTGGCTAAAAAAGAAGAACAATATGCCATCCCCGTCGAAACCACTACCGTACTGCAGGGTAATGTGTCTTCGTTTTATAGCACTACGGCGACCCTCGAAGCTCCGCAGGAAGCCAATGTCGTCAGCCGCATTGCCGGCCTTATCGAAGCCATTAATGTCGAAGAAGGTGACCGGGTACAAAAAGGTCAAATCCTCGCGGTTATCGATGCTAAACGTCAGCAATACGATCTCGACCGCTCCGAAGCCGAAGTGAAAATCATCGAGCAAGAGTTAAACCGCTTAAAGAAAATGAGCAACAAAGAGTTTATCAGTGCCGACTCGATGGCCAAGCTTGAGTACAACCTACAGGCCGCTATCGCCAAACGCGATCTTGCCGAACTACAAGTCAAAGAAAGCCATGTGGTCTCCCCCATCAATGGCATTATTGCTAAGCGTTATGTGAAGGCTGGTAACATGGCGAAGGAGTTTGGGGATCTGTTTTATATCGTCAATCAAGACGAGCTGCACGGGATTGTGCATTTACCCGAGCAGCAATTAACTAGCCTGCGTTTAGGCCAAGAAGCCCAAGTCTTTAGTAATCAGCAGAGTAAAAACGCTATCCACGCGAAAGTATTGCGGATAAGCCCAGTGGTCGACCCACAGAGCGGCACCTTTAAAGTGACGTTAGCCGTACCGAATCAGAATGCCCATTTAAAGGCCGGTATGTTCACTCGGGTCGAATTGAAGTATGACACCCATGAAAATGTAATCACTGTGCCCTACAGCGCCCTGATCAACCAAGACAACAAACAAGCCCTGTATGTGATTGATGGCACGAGCGCAGATCATCGCGCCAACCGCCGTGAAGTCGAAATTGGTTACCGTGAAGGCGACGCGGTGGAAGTGGTCTCCGGCCTCAAACCCGGCGAGCAAGTCGTGACCCGTGGCCAGCAAAATTTGAAAGACCAATCCTTAGTTGAAGTCATTACCCCACTCGATTTGGCCTCAGCGAAGAACTGA
- a CDS encoding citrate synthase, protein MADLKAKLELPGNDSIELPVKQGSAGFDVIDISKLGSKGYFTFDPGFLATASCESAITYIDGDQGILLHRGYPIEQLAVDSDYLDLCYLLLYGELPTKEQYAEFVHTVKTHTMVHEQLAFFFRGFRRDAHPMAMLCGVTGALSAFYQDSLDVNDPRHREIAAYRLVSKMPTIAAMCYKYSSGQPFVYPRNDLSYAGNFLSMMFAVPCEEYKVNPIVERAMDRIFILHADHEQNASTSTVRLAGSSGANPFACIAAGIASLWGPAHGGANEACLQMLEEIGSVDRIPEFIARAKDKNDPFRLMGFGHRVYKNFDPRAKVMRETCHEVLKELKVQDPLLDVAMELERIALEDEYFISKKLYPNVDFYSGIIMKAIGIPTSMFTVLFALARTVGWIAHWKEMLDQPGHKISRPRQLYTGETARDFVSQDKR, encoded by the coding sequence ATGGCTGATTTAAAAGCCAAATTAGAATTACCAGGGAACGACTCGATAGAATTGCCAGTAAAGCAAGGATCCGCTGGTTTTGACGTAATCGATATCAGTAAACTTGGCAGCAAGGGTTACTTCACTTTTGATCCAGGTTTTCTCGCGACAGCCTCCTGTGAATCTGCAATTACCTATATCGATGGCGATCAAGGTATATTGTTACACCGCGGCTATCCAATCGAGCAACTCGCCGTTGACTCAGATTACTTAGACCTGTGTTACCTGCTGCTTTACGGTGAACTGCCGACGAAAGAGCAATATGCTGAATTTGTACACACAGTAAAAACCCACACTATGGTTCATGAGCAACTCGCCTTCTTCTTTAGAGGTTTCCGTCGTGATGCTCATCCTATGGCGATGTTATGTGGTGTCACTGGTGCATTGTCTGCATTTTATCAAGACTCACTCGATGTCAACGATCCTCGCCACCGCGAAATCGCCGCTTATCGCCTAGTCTCCAAAATGCCAACGATTGCCGCTATGTGCTACAAGTACTCTTCTGGCCAGCCATTCGTTTATCCACGCAATGACTTAAGCTACGCAGGCAACTTCTTAAGCATGATGTTTGCCGTTCCTTGCGAAGAGTACAAGGTAAACCCAATCGTTGAACGTGCTATGGATCGTATCTTCATTCTACATGCGGATCACGAACAAAACGCGTCAACGTCAACCGTACGTTTAGCCGGTTCTTCAGGCGCGAATCCATTCGCGTGTATCGCTGCGGGTATTGCTTCTCTATGGGGCCCTGCACACGGCGGCGCGAACGAAGCTTGTCTACAAATGTTAGAAGAAATCGGTTCAGTGGACCGTATTCCTGAATTCATCGCCCGTGCGAAAGACAAGAACGACCCATTCCGTCTGATGGGCTTCGGACACCGTGTTTACAAAAACTTTGACCCACGCGCCAAAGTCATGCGTGAAACCTGTCACGAAGTGTTAAAAGAGCTGAAAGTACAAGATCCATTATTAGATGTTGCGATGGAACTTGAGCGTATCGCATTGGAAGACGAGTACTTCATTTCGAAGAAACTCTATCCAAACGTCGATTTCTACTCTGGCATCATCATGAAAGCCATTGGTATTCCAACTAGTATGTTCACTGTACTGTTTGCATTAGCACGTACTGTGGGTTGGATTGCTCACTGGAAAGAAATGTTGGATCAACCTGGTCACAAGATCAGCCGTCCACGTCAGCTATATACTGGCGAGACTGCGCGTGACTTCGTTAGCCAAGATAAACGCTAA
- the sdhC gene encoding succinate dehydrogenase cytochrome b556 subunit produces the protein MELSEQNVKKQRPVHLDLQTIRFPATAIVSILHRVSGVIMLFAVGILIWLLNSSLASAESFAGVQSLFDNFVVKFIMWGILTALAYHLFGGLRHLVMDTGRWEELASGTASAKAVFVLTVAFSILAGLWVW, from the coding sequence ATGGAGCTGAGTGAGCAGAACGTGAAAAAGCAAAGACCTGTCCATTTAGATCTGCAGACCATTCGCTTTCCTGCAACAGCGATTGTGTCAATTCTTCACCGTGTATCCGGTGTCATCATGCTGTTCGCTGTTGGCATTCTTATTTGGTTGCTAAATTCATCTTTAGCCTCCGCTGAAAGTTTCGCAGGCGTACAATCTCTGTTTGATAACTTCGTCGTGAAGTTCATCATGTGGGGCATTTTGACTGCACTGGCTTATCACTTATTCGGTGGCCTACGCCACTTAGTAATGGATACCGGTCGTTGGGAAGAGTTGGCTTCGGGCACCGCCTCAGCGAAAGCTGTATTTGTACTGACGGTAGCCTTTTCAATTTTAGCGGGGTTATGGGTATGGTAA
- the sdhD gene encoding succinate dehydrogenase, hydrophobic membrane anchor protein, with amino-acid sequence MVTNAASFGRSGVHDFILLRASAVILACYTIFMVGFIACSSPLTYDVWHGLFSALPMKVFTLLALVALLVHAWIGVWQVLTDYVKCTSLRGVLQFTFVVTVFCYLAAGIVIVWGV; translated from the coding sequence ATGGTAACCAATGCAGCAAGTTTTGGACGCAGTGGTGTTCATGACTTTATTCTACTACGCGCTAGTGCAGTAATCCTCGCCTGTTACACCATTTTCATGGTTGGCTTTATTGCATGTAGTTCCCCTCTCACCTATGACGTTTGGCACGGCCTGTTTAGCGCTCTGCCAATGAAAGTGTTTACCCTGCTTGCGCTAGTTGCACTGCTTGTTCACGCCTGGATTGGTGTATGGCAAGTATTGACGGATTACGTCAAGTGCACTTCGTTACGCGGTGTTTTACAGTTCACCTTCGTCGTCACCGTCTTTTGTTATCTGGCGGCCGGCATTGTTATTGTGTGGGGTGTCTAA